One Phycisphaera mikurensis NBRC 102666 DNA window includes the following coding sequences:
- the hisH gene encoding imidazole glycerol phosphate synthase subunit HisH produces the protein MSAGGRSISILDYGLGNLRSVEKALLRLGFRARRVRRAGDPAEGPLLLPGVGNFADAMAKLHALSLAEPLKAQAAAGRPILGVCLGMQLLFERSDEDAEGPEGTPGLGLLPGRVVPLSGGVDPRGRRLKVPQMGWNTLRFGRGPRADALAAAARSADPPGSGDPAVYFVHGYHAEPADPADVLATTDHGGAVVAIAGRGNVLGMQFHPEKSQAVGLALLRAAAGLLS, from the coding sequence GTGAGCGCGGGGGGCCGGTCCATCTCGATCCTCGACTACGGCCTGGGCAACCTGCGATCGGTCGAGAAGGCACTCCTGAGGCTGGGCTTCCGGGCCCGGCGGGTCCGCCGCGCCGGCGACCCCGCCGAAGGCCCGCTCCTGCTGCCCGGGGTCGGCAACTTCGCCGACGCGATGGCGAAGCTGCACGCGCTGAGCTTGGCGGAGCCGCTGAAGGCGCAGGCGGCCGCCGGACGCCCGATCCTCGGCGTGTGCCTCGGCATGCAGCTGCTCTTCGAGCGCTCCGACGAGGACGCGGAGGGCCCGGAAGGGACTCCGGGCCTGGGCCTCCTCCCCGGCCGGGTGGTCCCGCTCTCCGGCGGCGTGGACCCACGCGGCCGGCGCCTGAAGGTGCCGCAGATGGGGTGGAACACGCTGCGCTTCGGCCGCGGACCGCGAGCCGATGCGCTCGCCGCGGCCGCGCGGTCCGCGGATCCGCCCGGCTCCGGCGACCCCGCCGTCTACTTCGTGCACGGGTACCACGCCGAGCCGGCGGACCCCGCGGACGTGCTCGCGACCACGGACCACGGCGGCGCGGTGGTCGCCATCGCGGGCCGGGGCAACGTGCTGGGCATGCAGTTCCACCCCGAGAAGAGCCAGGCCGTGGGCCTGGCGCTCCTGCGAGCCGCCGCGGGGTTGCTGTCGTGA
- a CDS encoding ABC-2 transporter permease, protein MPDLPAATPPVATPPAPAAPTLHDGGIADHLRSLFDAVSAIFDRGNVLTDPDHLVAGIQKLGVVWGIVFVIVGLLCLFNGYKWYRVTTIGLALFLGLFAGYILGEQIGAPFVVAGCLGALCFALAFPMLKFVVAALGGLAGAFIGANTWEAMAATVNRGLGPETLPVDAYPAGALAGLLFCGMLAFILFKLSVVLYTSVSGSTLAVIGSLALLLSIDPWQQAVITAVTESPLVMPLLVFVPAVIGLVLQHSEPKRPMAPAAKPA, encoded by the coding sequence ATGCCCGACCTCCCCGCCGCGACGCCGCCCGTCGCCACCCCCCCGGCTCCGGCCGCCCCCACCCTCCACGACGGCGGCATCGCCGACCACCTGCGGTCGCTCTTCGACGCCGTGAGCGCGATCTTCGACCGCGGCAACGTGCTGACCGATCCCGACCACCTCGTCGCGGGGATCCAGAAGCTCGGCGTCGTCTGGGGCATCGTCTTTGTGATCGTCGGCCTGCTCTGCCTGTTCAACGGCTACAAGTGGTACCGCGTCACGACCATCGGGCTCGCGCTGTTCCTGGGCCTGTTCGCCGGCTACATCCTCGGCGAGCAGATCGGCGCCCCCTTCGTGGTGGCCGGCTGCCTCGGGGCGCTGTGCTTCGCGCTCGCCTTCCCGATGCTCAAGTTCGTGGTCGCCGCGCTGGGCGGGCTCGCCGGCGCCTTCATCGGCGCCAACACCTGGGAGGCGATGGCGGCGACCGTCAACCGCGGCCTCGGGCCCGAGACGCTCCCGGTCGACGCCTACCCGGCGGGCGCCCTCGCCGGGCTGCTCTTCTGCGGCATGCTCGCCTTCATCCTCTTCAAGCTCTCGGTCGTGCTCTACACCTCGGTCTCGGGCTCGACGCTCGCGGTGATCGGCAGCCTCGCCCTGCTGCTGTCGATCGACCCGTGGCAGCAGGCTGTGATCACCGCCGTCACGGAGAGCCCGCTGGTGATGCCCCTGCTCGTCTTCGTGCCGGCGGTGATCGGCCTGGTGTTGCAGCACTCCGAGCCGAAGCGGCCGATGGCTCCGGCGGCCAAGCCCGCTTGA
- a CDS encoding RNA polymerase sigma factor, with amino-acid sequence MPAASPSTALAEADPDAGLASRAAGGDAEAVATLLQKHQRRIYNLAFRSLNHAEDAADATQEALLKISRGIAGFRGHSRVSTWVTRIALNEACTVGRGRARRAGTAAEPPEAADRREQHREPAPERRLEAEEAADTLAAALAAVPEQFRVALILRDVDKLGYEAIAEVLDVPIGTVRSRIFRGRLALREILLAGDDAP; translated from the coding sequence ATGCCCGCCGCCTCCCCCTCCACCGCGCTCGCCGAAGCGGACCCCGACGCCGGGCTCGCCTCCCGCGCTGCCGGCGGCGACGCCGAGGCGGTGGCCACGCTGCTGCAGAAGCACCAGAGGCGCATCTACAACCTCGCCTTCCGCTCGCTGAACCACGCCGAGGACGCCGCCGACGCCACGCAGGAGGCACTCCTGAAGATCAGCCGCGGCATCGCCGGCTTCCGCGGGCACAGCCGCGTGTCGACCTGGGTGACGCGGATCGCCCTCAACGAGGCCTGCACCGTCGGCCGCGGCCGGGCCCGGCGGGCGGGGACCGCGGCGGAGCCGCCCGAGGCGGCCGACCGCCGCGAGCAGCACCGCGAGCCGGCGCCCGAGCGGCGGCTGGAGGCGGAGGAGGCCGCGGACACGCTCGCCGCGGCCCTCGCTGCGGTGCCCGAGCAGTTCCGGGTGGCGCTGATCCTCCGGGACGTCGACAAGCTCGGCTACGAAGCCATCGCCGAGGTGCTCGACGTGCCGATCGGGACGGTCCGCAGCCGCATCTTCCGCGGGCGGCTCGCGCTGCGGGAGATCCTGCTCGCCGGAGACGACGCGCCATGA
- a CDS encoding ARMT1-like domain-containing protein yields the protein MPASPGSPASPESGEPGGAGARPVSLPPIAAPPPLGPWTEGRDRPSAVRWRSRVPLPLLADPHRYRPCARTLRRGGPLHASWRALFRRHFPVLLDHERERAEAAGEDPHANRSKREHAASIFLPHLDAVGDTDVLRLCLAREDALQAAGIADAFALAKARANDGAFDLLPGVLAELDALPPERRLAQAVTNALAGNVYDLGAEATIAMHDAGDAGFGAVRGRLRPRPWFVDGLDGFVGGGPWRKAILLVDNAGPDLVLGVIPLAGELLRGGAEVVLAANARPSLNDVTAAELPGLLERAAAADPRIAAARTQNRLRSADSGNDAPLIDLSAVSPALAAEACDADLLVLVGMGRGFESNRLAGFTCDALKICMLKDPLVAGEVGAEVFDLVARWEPA from the coding sequence TTGCCCGCGTCGCCCGGCTCGCCCGCGTCGCCCGAGTCGGGCGAGCCCGGCGGCGCGGGGGCACGCCCGGTGAGCCTGCCGCCGATCGCCGCGCCCCCGCCGCTGGGCCCCTGGACCGAGGGCCGCGACCGGCCGTCGGCGGTGCGCTGGCGCTCCCGCGTCCCGCTCCCGCTGCTCGCCGATCCGCACCGGTACCGGCCCTGCGCCCGCACGCTCCGCCGCGGCGGCCCGCTGCATGCCTCCTGGCGGGCGCTCTTCCGCCGGCACTTCCCCGTGCTGCTCGATCACGAGCGGGAGCGGGCGGAGGCCGCGGGCGAGGACCCCCATGCGAACCGCTCGAAGCGGGAACACGCCGCGTCGATCTTCCTCCCGCACCTCGACGCGGTCGGCGACACCGACGTGCTCCGCCTGTGCCTCGCCCGGGAGGACGCGCTCCAAGCCGCGGGCATCGCGGACGCCTTCGCTCTCGCCAAGGCCCGAGCCAACGACGGAGCCTTCGATCTGCTGCCCGGCGTGCTCGCCGAGCTCGACGCGCTCCCGCCGGAGCGACGCCTCGCCCAGGCGGTCACCAACGCCCTCGCCGGCAACGTCTACGACCTCGGCGCCGAGGCGACGATCGCGATGCACGACGCCGGCGACGCGGGCTTTGGCGCCGTCCGCGGGCGGCTGCGGCCGCGGCCCTGGTTCGTGGACGGTCTCGACGGCTTCGTCGGCGGCGGCCCGTGGCGGAAGGCGATCCTGCTCGTCGACAACGCCGGCCCCGACCTCGTGCTCGGGGTGATCCCGCTCGCCGGCGAGCTGCTGCGGGGCGGGGCGGAGGTGGTCCTGGCCGCGAACGCCCGCCCGAGCCTCAACGACGTGACGGCCGCGGAGCTGCCCGGGCTGCTGGAGCGGGCGGCGGCGGCGGATCCGCGGATCGCGGCCGCCCGGACGCAGAACCGGCTGCGGTCCGCGGATTCCGGCAACGACGCGCCGCTGATCGACCTCTCCGCCGTCTCGCCCGCCCTCGCCGCCGAGGCTTGCGACGCCGATCTGCTCGTGCTCGTGGGCATGGGCCGCGGCTTCGAGAGCAACCGCCTCGCCGGGTTCACCTGCGACGCCCTGAAAATCTGCATGCTCAAGGATCCGCTCGTCGCCGGGGAGGTCGGCGCGGAGGTGTTCGACCTGGTCGCCCGCTGGGAGCCGGCCTGA
- a CDS encoding prepilin-type N-terminal cleavage/methylation domain-containing protein — translation MRRRRGFTLAELLVVLAVVALLVGLLLPALQRARDVAEGVACLSNTRQLGIALNGYLVNSDGLLPTLFNRGATTQPGPAIDTLFDEAPALHACPADEEEIWAATGTSYFWNFTLNGQRVESAFSLIGGADAGRIPVLSDKEGFHPHAPDRVNVLYADGHSASELRFVLPPDAPTPP, via the coding sequence TTGAGGCGGCGCCGTGGCTTCACGCTCGCGGAGCTGCTGGTCGTCCTCGCCGTCGTCGCGCTGCTGGTCGGGCTCCTGCTGCCGGCGCTGCAGCGGGCCCGGGACGTGGCCGAGGGCGTCGCCTGCCTGTCCAACACGCGGCAGCTGGGGATCGCGCTGAACGGGTACCTCGTGAACAGCGACGGGCTGCTGCCGACGCTCTTCAACCGTGGCGCGACGACGCAGCCGGGGCCGGCGATCGACACGCTCTTCGACGAGGCGCCCGCGTTGCACGCGTGCCCGGCCGACGAGGAGGAGATCTGGGCGGCGACGGGCACGAGCTACTTCTGGAACTTCACGCTCAACGGGCAGCGCGTGGAGAGCGCCTTCTCGCTGATCGGCGGGGCCGACGCCGGCCGCATCCCGGTGCTCAGCGACAAGGAGGGCTTCCACCCCCACGCGCCCGACCGGGTCAACGTGCTGTACGCGGACGGGCACAGCGCCAGCGAGCTGCGGTTTGTGCTGCCGCCGGACGCGCCGACGCCGCCGTGA
- a CDS encoding PEP-CTERM sorting domain-containing protein (PEP-CTERM proteins occur, often in large numbers, in the proteomes of bacteria that also encode an exosortase, a predicted intramembrane cysteine proteinase. The presence of a PEP-CTERM domain at a protein's C-terminus predicts cleavage within the sorting domain, followed by covalent anchoring to some some component of the (usually Gram-negative) cell surface. Many PEP-CTERM proteins exhibit an unusual sequence composition that includes large numbers of potential glycosylation sites. Expression of one such protein has been shown restore the ability of a bacterium to form floc, a type of biofilm.), which translates to MKNAPTALAALALVATPALAADAPYTETFDGFDTADFTLFVDPADAPAGLSVAGGELVVDLTGVGVTDVVLPVNGLDLTPGSVVSVSADIAPTGELTDLVDIGLVAFGTAGTDQIDSFYALTVEEAGGFGGGLDTFLRFNEIGGDNTADAEAAPAAFGSIAGGAQYAAEFTVGGLAAAPTLSGTFSVTAGGLTETLAFADATPPALGNLFGFTVDGFDGSAGVGLVIDNFSVTSVIPEPASAAVLALGGVTLLARRRRA; encoded by the coding sequence ATGAAGAACGCCCCCACCGCCCTCGCCGCCCTCGCCCTCGTCGCGACGCCCGCCCTCGCCGCCGACGCCCCGTACACGGAGACCTTCGACGGCTTCGACACGGCCGACTTCACGCTCTTCGTCGATCCCGCGGACGCGCCCGCCGGGCTCTCGGTGGCGGGCGGTGAGCTCGTCGTGGACCTCACCGGCGTGGGGGTGACGGACGTCGTCCTCCCGGTCAACGGGCTCGACCTCACGCCCGGCAGCGTCGTCAGCGTGTCGGCGGACATCGCGCCGACCGGTGAACTGACCGACCTGGTGGACATCGGCCTGGTCGCCTTCGGCACCGCCGGCACGGACCAGATCGACAGCTTCTACGCCCTCACCGTGGAGGAGGCCGGCGGCTTCGGCGGCGGCTTGGACACCTTCCTCCGCTTCAACGAGATCGGCGGCGACAACACGGCGGACGCCGAGGCCGCCCCGGCCGCGTTCGGTTCCATCGCCGGCGGGGCTCAGTACGCCGCGGAGTTCACGGTCGGGGGCCTCGCCGCGGCCCCCACGCTCTCGGGCACCTTCTCCGTCACCGCGGGCGGGCTGACCGAGACCCTGGCCTTCGCCGACGCGACCCCGCCCGCGCTGGGCAACCTCTTCGGCTTCACGGTCGACGGCTTCGATGGCTCCGCCGGGGTGGGCCTGGTGATCGACAACTTCTCGGTCACCTCCGTCATCCCCGAGCCCGCCTCCGCCGCGGTGCTGGCCCTCGGCGGCGTGACGCTGCTGGCCCGCCGCCGCCGCGCCTGA
- a CDS encoding M20/M25/M40 family metallo-hydrolase, which translates to MIPEPPPPAPASGAEKNRAATRDFRQEKAVPLSRRRRMRYHPPTRWLKQALELLRLPTVSFHEQNVMLWVWRYAHNRGMPVSVDAVGNLRVDYVPEDADDDARPIVFTAHTDHVGLWAVEMQNGVAADDGRAVLRAHWMGRFPSELMVGQDVLFWTGGKPLGEVEPELVPSGARGMADLKVGGRKVRGTIQRILGFNEEGDVTGVDVAVDEAVEPGSVGMWDLPDPEQADGKLFARAIDDVAGVAALVALLDDLRRDGAARPVSCLFTRAEEGGFFGAIHHCKQRYADATEDEAEILITIEASKQLADAPVGGGPIVRVGDKHAVFHPELTAWAAACAERLEAEHEDFQYRRRLMDGGTCESSVFQAWTGKAGALCVALGNYHNHDAANNGVASEFIDVADFGNLIRLMRAMVDEPTGAEAAGGFGAFRGWCEEWEAKHAHLYSEPAGVAP; encoded by the coding sequence ATGATCCCCGAGCCTCCCCCGCCCGCTCCCGCCTCCGGCGCCGAGAAGAACCGCGCCGCCACGCGAGACTTCCGGCAGGAGAAGGCGGTCCCGCTCTCCCGACGCCGACGCATGCGCTACCACCCGCCCACCCGCTGGCTCAAGCAGGCCCTCGAGCTGCTCCGCCTGCCGACCGTCTCCTTCCACGAGCAGAACGTGATGCTGTGGGTGTGGCGGTACGCCCACAACCGGGGCATGCCGGTGAGCGTCGACGCCGTCGGCAACCTGCGGGTGGACTACGTGCCGGAGGACGCGGACGACGACGCCCGGCCGATCGTGTTCACGGCGCACACCGACCACGTCGGGCTCTGGGCGGTGGAGATGCAGAACGGCGTCGCCGCCGACGACGGCCGCGCCGTGCTGCGGGCGCACTGGATGGGCCGCTTCCCCTCGGAGCTGATGGTCGGCCAGGACGTGCTCTTCTGGACCGGCGGCAAGCCGCTGGGCGAGGTCGAGCCGGAGCTGGTGCCCTCAGGAGCCCGAGGCATGGCCGATCTGAAGGTCGGCGGGCGGAAGGTCCGCGGGACCATCCAGCGGATCCTCGGCTTCAACGAGGAGGGCGACGTCACCGGCGTCGACGTCGCGGTGGACGAAGCCGTCGAGCCCGGGTCGGTGGGCATGTGGGACCTGCCCGACCCCGAGCAGGCGGACGGGAAGCTCTTCGCCCGCGCCATCGACGACGTCGCCGGGGTCGCGGCGCTGGTCGCCCTGCTCGACGACCTCCGCCGCGACGGCGCGGCCCGGCCGGTGAGCTGCTTGTTCACGCGGGCCGAGGAGGGCGGCTTCTTCGGGGCGATCCACCACTGCAAGCAGCGCTACGCCGACGCGACCGAAGACGAGGCCGAGATCCTCATCACGATCGAGGCCAGCAAGCAGCTCGCCGACGCCCCCGTCGGCGGCGGCCCGATCGTCCGCGTCGGCGACAAGCACGCCGTCTTCCACCCCGAGCTCACCGCCTGGGCCGCCGCCTGCGCTGAGCGGCTCGAGGCCGAGCACGAGGACTTCCAGTACCGCCGCCGCCTGATGGACGGCGGCACCTGCGAAAGCAGCGTCTTCCAGGCGTGGACGGGGAAAGCTGGAGCGCTCTGCGTCGCCCTGGGCAACTACCACAACCACGACGCCGCGAACAACGGCGTGGCCTCGGAGTTCATCGACGTCGCCGACTTCGGCAACCTGATCCGCCTGATGCGGGCGATGGTCGACGAGCCGACCGGCGCCGAAGCCGCCGGCGGCTTCGGCGCCTTCCGCGGCTGGTGCGAGGAGTGGGAAGCCAAGCACGCTCACCTGTATTCCGAACCGGCGGGAGTGGCCCCGTAG
- a CDS encoding anti-sigma factor family protein produces MSEHLPGRNGHLPVDDDPARYDTQLLHAAVEGELEGEAARAFETRLAGDPQLARLVGELREQRAALRALPEVQPPDGRGRVTPARLERAVLLGEPVDPGPSPRARRAAGASGARRFRAGWLAAAAALAIAAVGGALLSGVRDDQPTLADFAERIRVPASDAPAEETAALARADDGGDGAPAAAPASAVASALAAAAGATGNADADAEAATATATATATATATADPAAGMTAAAAAAAEPNAASAAAEPARARVSTRELGRAEPVGLDAFLLPERGAGLAPAGGPPAGRDIQAGLLDDLARGERAQVPVWARSSTYFRIPRTASD; encoded by the coding sequence ATGAGCGAGCACCTCCCCGGACGCAACGGGCACCTCCCGGTCGACGACGACCCCGCCCGCTACGACACGCAGCTCCTGCACGCGGCGGTGGAGGGCGAGCTGGAGGGCGAAGCGGCCCGCGCCTTCGAAACCCGCCTCGCGGGCGACCCGCAGCTCGCGCGGCTCGTCGGCGAGCTGCGGGAACAGCGGGCGGCCTTGCGGGCTCTGCCCGAGGTCCAGCCCCCGGACGGCCGCGGCCGCGTGACCCCGGCGCGGCTGGAGCGGGCGGTGCTGCTGGGCGAGCCGGTGGACCCGGGGCCGTCGCCGCGGGCACGCCGCGCCGCCGGCGCGTCCGGTGCCCGACGCTTCCGCGCGGGCTGGCTCGCCGCGGCCGCCGCCCTGGCGATCGCGGCGGTCGGCGGGGCCCTGCTCTCGGGCGTCCGAGACGACCAGCCGACCCTCGCGGACTTCGCCGAGCGGATCCGCGTGCCGGCTTCCGACGCGCCGGCGGAAGAGACGGCGGCGCTGGCCCGGGCCGACGACGGCGGCGACGGAGCCCCGGCGGCCGCGCCCGCCTCCGCGGTCGCTTCCGCGCTGGCCGCGGCCGCGGGTGCCACCGGGAACGCCGACGCCGACGCCGAAGCCGCCACCGCCACCGCCACCGCCACCGCCACCGCCACCGCCACCGCGGACCCCGCCGCGGGCATGACCGCCGCCGCCGCCGCCGCCGCGGAGCCGAACGCCGCTTCCGCCGCCGCGGAGCCCGCGCGGGCCCGCGTCTCCACCCGCGAGCTCGGCCGGGCCGAGCCGGTCGGGCTCGACGCCTTCCTGCTGCCCGAGCGCGGCGCCGGCCTCGCGCCCGCCGGGGGACCGCCGGCGGGCCGCGACATCCAAGCCGGCCTGCTCGACGACCTCGCCCGCGGCGAGCGCGCGCAGGTGCCCGTCTGGGCCCGCTCGAGCACGTACTTCCGCATCCCGCGGACCGCGAGCGATTGA
- the purB gene encoding adenylosuccinate lyase has product MPDLPEAYASPLATRNASPAMSRIWSPAAKFTTWRKLWLALAEAQRELGLDVSEAQLAELRDNLDNIDLASAAAHEKRLRHDVMAHVHAYAEVAPAAGPILHLGATSQFVVCNAELLLIRDALTLVAEKLAAAIDRLGRFAEAHRALPTLGFTHYQPAQPTTVGKRCTLWIQDLAMALEEVEHRLGGLKFRGVKGTTGTQASFLALFDGDHAKVERLDELVTEKMGFDPAKRFPVTGQTYPRLLDALVGAALGAAAAAAAKLATDVRLLANRKEIEEPFGKSQIGSSAMAYKRNPMRCERICGLARFVVGMVQTPYVTASEQWMERTLDDSSCRRLTLPEPFLALDGVLDLLVSVADGLVVYPETIRRNLAAELPFMATENLLMAAVRAGGDRQALHEVIRVHSQAAALRVKSEAADNDLLERLRGEPAFAGLDLEAVLEPSAYVGRAPEQVDAFLAGVVEPIRSRYAGRLDAAAELRV; this is encoded by the coding sequence TTGCCCGACCTCCCCGAGGCCTACGCCTCCCCGCTCGCCACCCGCAACGCCTCGCCGGCCATGAGCCGCATCTGGTCGCCCGCCGCCAAGTTCACCACCTGGCGCAAGCTGTGGCTCGCCCTGGCCGAGGCCCAGCGCGAGCTCGGGCTCGACGTGAGCGAAGCCCAGCTCGCCGAGCTCCGCGACAACCTCGACAACATCGATCTCGCCTCCGCCGCCGCCCACGAGAAGCGGCTGCGGCACGACGTGATGGCCCACGTGCACGCCTACGCGGAGGTCGCCCCCGCCGCCGGCCCGATCCTCCACCTGGGGGCCACCTCGCAGTTCGTCGTGTGCAACGCCGAGCTGCTGCTGATCCGCGACGCGCTCACGCTGGTCGCCGAGAAGCTCGCCGCCGCGATCGACCGCCTCGGCCGCTTCGCGGAGGCGCACCGGGCGCTGCCGACGCTGGGCTTCACGCACTACCAGCCGGCCCAGCCGACGACCGTGGGCAAGCGCTGCACGCTGTGGATCCAGGACCTCGCCATGGCCCTGGAGGAGGTGGAGCACCGGCTCGGCGGCTTGAAGTTCCGCGGCGTGAAGGGCACGACCGGCACGCAGGCGAGCTTCCTGGCGCTCTTCGACGGCGACCACGCCAAGGTCGAGCGGCTCGACGAGCTCGTCACCGAGAAGATGGGCTTCGACCCGGCGAAGCGCTTCCCGGTCACCGGGCAGACCTACCCGCGGCTGCTGGACGCGCTCGTGGGCGCGGCCCTGGGCGCCGCCGCGGCGGCGGCGGCCAAGCTCGCCACCGACGTCCGCCTGCTCGCGAACCGCAAGGAGATCGAGGAGCCCTTCGGCAAGAGCCAGATCGGCTCGTCGGCGATGGCCTACAAGCGGAACCCGATGCGGTGCGAGCGCATCTGCGGCCTGGCCCGCTTCGTTGTCGGGATGGTGCAGACGCCCTACGTCACCGCCAGCGAGCAGTGGATGGAGCGGACGCTCGACGACTCCTCCTGCCGCCGGCTCACGCTGCCCGAGCCCTTCCTCGCGCTCGACGGCGTGCTCGACCTGCTCGTCTCCGTCGCCGACGGCCTGGTCGTCTACCCCGAGACGATCCGGCGCAACCTCGCGGCCGAGCTGCCGTTCATGGCCACCGAAAACCTGCTGATGGCCGCGGTCAGAGCCGGCGGGGACCGGCAGGCGCTGCACGAGGTGATCCGCGTGCACAGCCAGGCCGCGGCCCTGCGGGTCAAGAGCGAGGCGGCCGACAACGACCTGCTGGAACGCCTCCGCGGCGAGCCGGCCTTCGCCGGGCTCGACCTCGAGGCCGTGCTCGAGCCCTCCGCCTACGTCGGCCGTGCCCCCGAGCAGGTCGACGCCTTCCTCGCGGGCGTGGTCGAGCCGATCCGCTCGCGCTACGCCGGCCGGCTCGACGCCGCCGCCGAGCTGCGCGTGTGA
- a CDS encoding OmpA family protein yields the protein MLTRSRPSGVGILAVAVAAATLLPACNYRQLQQDREALMRQNQELQAQNSAVMDENDRLARQPAPEPVMAPTPAAPPPPMALEPAGFEAIRGIEVDDSGPDQVKLSLPGDLLFPPGSATLTADARKTVGQVASVLNTKHAGSTVGLIGHTDSDPIKKSKWASNEALSLARAEAVADQLAASGVSRGRLETRGVGAQQPRGGKKSADRRVEVVVSR from the coding sequence ATGCTGACGCGAAGCCGACCAAGCGGTGTGGGGATCCTGGCTGTGGCCGTGGCCGCGGCGACGCTGCTGCCGGCGTGCAACTACCGGCAGCTGCAGCAGGACCGCGAGGCCCTGATGCGCCAGAACCAGGAGCTGCAGGCGCAGAACTCCGCGGTGATGGACGAGAACGACCGCCTCGCCCGGCAGCCCGCGCCCGAGCCGGTGATGGCTCCGACGCCGGCGGCCCCGCCGCCGCCGATGGCCCTCGAACCCGCCGGCTTCGAGGCGATCCGCGGCATCGAGGTCGACGACAGCGGACCCGACCAGGTCAAGCTGAGCCTCCCCGGCGACCTGCTCTTCCCGCCCGGCTCCGCCACGCTCACCGCCGACGCGCGGAAGACCGTCGGCCAGGTGGCGAGCGTGCTGAACACGAAGCACGCCGGCTCGACCGTTGGCCTCATCGGCCACACCGACAGCGACCCGATCAAGAAGAGCAAGTGGGCCAGCAACGAGGCGCTCTCGCTGGCCCGGGCCGAGGCTGTGGCCGATCAGCTCGCCGCCTCCGGCGTGTCCCGCGGCCGCCTCGAGACCCGCGGGGTCGGGGCCCAGCAGCCCCGCGGCGGCAAGAAATCCGCCGACCGACGCGTGGAAGTCGTCGTCTCGCGGTGA
- a CDS encoding cyanophycinase, which produces MTRSLLTLSLFLSLACGAAAQGTLVIVGGGLKPENEAVYRAVLDRMPADGRLGVLPTASGVPEESGPLTVQDFEQYAGPEQRIELIDLRNGEVDKANDPAWAARIKACDALWFTGGDQARIVSTFRVEPVGDANPELEDGPDSLAYAAVKGVLEKRGVVAGTSAGAAMMSDPMILWGNSHEALLVGVVNDVPDFGVGLGRGMGLLPGVIVDQHFFERKRLGRLLVAGATSGERMLFGIAENTALVLDFQSPDSVEVVGEGQVMVAEITQIHAYADGRKRPGAFLLTCIPSGLTLRDGKEPPDAMRRPDAEEVNDWMSGAPRAYEGPPAFRVEPEPTTQRSGWGGFRIVPQDEARTAFTEASEQLEAARE; this is translated from the coding sequence ATGACCCGCTCCCTGCTGACTCTTTCTCTTTTTTTGTCCCTCGCCTGCGGCGCTGCCGCCCAAGGCACCCTCGTCATCGTCGGCGGCGGCCTGAAGCCCGAGAACGAGGCCGTGTACCGGGCCGTGCTCGACCGCATGCCGGCCGATGGGCGGCTCGGCGTGCTGCCCACCGCCTCGGGTGTCCCCGAGGAGAGCGGGCCGCTGACGGTGCAGGACTTCGAGCAGTACGCCGGTCCGGAGCAGAGGATCGAGCTGATCGATCTGCGCAACGGCGAGGTCGACAAGGCGAACGACCCAGCCTGGGCCGCGCGGATCAAGGCCTGCGACGCGCTGTGGTTCACCGGCGGCGACCAGGCGCGGATCGTCTCGACCTTCCGGGTGGAGCCCGTCGGCGACGCGAATCCGGAACTGGAGGACGGCCCGGACTCGCTGGCCTACGCGGCGGTGAAGGGCGTGTTGGAGAAGCGTGGCGTCGTCGCCGGCACCTCGGCCGGCGCCGCAATGATGAGCGACCCGATGATCCTCTGGGGCAACTCGCACGAGGCGCTGCTGGTGGGCGTGGTGAACGACGTGCCGGACTTCGGGGTGGGACTGGGGCGGGGGATGGGGCTGCTGCCGGGCGTAATCGTCGATCAGCATTTCTTCGAGCGGAAGCGCCTTGGAAGATTGCTCGTGGCCGGCGCCACGAGCGGCGAGCGCATGCTGTTTGGCATCGCCGAGAACACGGCACTGGTGCTGGATTTTCAGAGCCCTGACTCTGTCGAGGTGGTCGGCGAGGGGCAGGTGATGGTCGCGGAAATCACTCAGATCCACGCATACGCGGATGGGCGAAAGCGGCCCGGTGCGTTTCTGCTGACCTGCATCCCCAGCGGGCTCACGCTCCGCGACGGCAAGGAACCTCCGGATGCGATGAGACGCCCTGATGCCGAGGAGGTCAATGACTGGATGAGCGGAGCGCCGCGGGCGTACGAGGGGCCGCCCGCGTTCCGGGTCGAGCCCGAGCCAACGACGCAGAGGAGCGGCTGGGGCGGGTTCCGGATCGTCCCCCAAGACGAGGCTCGAACTGCGTTCACGGAAGCCTCGGAGCAACTCGAGGCGGCTCGCGAGTGA